DNA from Lactobacillus sp. ESL0791:
GGCTAGGTAAGCCCCGGTGTTAATGGACACGATGATTAAGGCGGCGAGTGTTCGATCCATGTTTAAGTGCCAGAACTGGGCAATACCATAGTAGATAACGGCGGCTTGAACCATCATTGGTGTGCCTCGGAAAACTTCAATATAAACAGATAGCAACCATTTTACAAAATTAAGTACCCATCTCTTGCCGCGAGTCGTTGGGGTAGGAATTGTTCTGATAATTCCGACAAATAGGCCGATGAAAAATCCGGCAACGGTGCCGACGAAAGCAAGAAGCAGTGTCATGCCGATTCCGCTGACAATCATTCCGCCGTATTGCTTGAACATGGAAACGAACCAGTTTTCCTGCTTGCCTTTGCTGTCTTTGTTGTCAGTCTTGGGCTGCTGTTTAACTGCCTCAGTCATTAGCTTTGCACGTTCGGAATTAGGAATTGTTGCTAAAACTTGGTTGACTTCTTTTAACAGCTTCTTATTAGGCTTGGCAATCCCAATGGAAGTAACTGATTCTTCCTTAGAAGCTTTAAAACCGGGCATCTTGCTGATTGAAATAGCCTTAATGTCGGGATCAACTAACTTGAAGGAAGTGGCCTCCGTGTCTTCGGCAACATAACCATCGATTGTTCCGGAAATCAAACTTTGCCGCATTGCTGCGAAATCGCGCATTGCCGGTTCACGGTGAGCCCCAGTCAATTGGCTAATTAATTGGTAGTGGAACGTGCCTTGCTGTGCCGTTAATTTTGCCCCTTTAAAATCCTTTAAAGTCTTGGCATTGGCATACTTGCCATTGATTTTGCTTATAACAACAAAAGTGCTGTGCCGGTATGGTTTAGAAAAGTTAATCGCCTTTTCTCTTTCGGGGGTTGGGCTCATCCCGGCAATGATCAGGTCGGCCTTGCCGCTGGTTAAGGCTGGCAGCAGGCCGTCCCATTCGGTCTTGACAACCACAACTTTGCGGTGCAATTTTTGTCCGATAATTTTAGCGATTTTAACATCGTAACCATTGGCAAAAGTGTTCGAGCCGTCGATTGGTACGGCCCCGTTTGAACTGTCTGTCTGGGTCCAGTTGTAGGGCTGATAATTGGCCTCCATCGCAATTTTTAATACACCAGGATCCTTTTTAGCGGCTTCAGTTTTTTGGTTGGCGGTAAAACCAACGATTAAACTGAGCAACACTGCAATTACTGCAGTCACCATCCATTTACATCTTGACTTCATTTTGAAAACCTCCATAAATATGTTTCAAACAAAGCCAATACAATAAAAGCGTAAATAAAAAACCTCGCTGCGATTACAACGAGGTTTAATTAATCGTATAGCGCTCCCTGGGGAAAACCAGGACAGTCTACAGGATATTTTCCTGCAGCCCAACCAAAATTTCACACGTATAAAATTCGATTTCGGCGGCAATCCTTACATTAGTCATCATAGCGATTACGTGTGCTCAGACTAAATTCGTGCTTGTCGCGACCTCTATTGCATTGGAATTTATTAACTTGTTTATAACGATAGGGCAAAAGCAATAGTTTGTCAATAGCTTTTAGCGTATACTTTTAAATAATCATTATTTTGTTTTTAATATTAGCGTATAAAGGAAATAAGGAAATGACATATAAGATTGCGCAGTTAACGCAAGAAAATGCCATGATCATTGCTGATGAATGGCATTATCCGGGTAAATATTCTTTCTATGATATGACAGCCGATCCGGAGGATTACAAGGAAATAAGCACACCAAGTTTGCGTGGGACTAATTATTACCAGGTACTTGATAATGGAAAATTAGTTGGCTTTTTTATGGTAGAAAAAGTTGCCGAAGATAAGGGACTCTATGAAATTGGCTTAGGGATGAAGCCGGAACTGACAGGCCACGGTCGCGGGCAAAAATTTTTAGAAGCGATCATTGAATATACATTAAATAAATTTTCTGTTAAGGAAATTATTTTAGACGTTGCAGCTTTCAATGTGCGGGCTCAGAAAGTTTATCAAAAATTGGGCTTTAAAGTAATTAAGGAGCACCAACAAGAAACGAACAATTCTGTTTACCCGTTTTTAGAGATGCGAAAGAAGTTTGCTGATTAATCTACAGCAGATGATTTTCTCTAAACCAGAAAATAAAGTCTTTGAAAAATGGCAAATAAATGTCACAATGCCTCTTTATGTGCGTGTCAATTAACTGCTTGTCTTTTAGTCGGTCACGGTAAACAGAAAGATAGTTTTTTGCCAAAGTCGGGCACTCCTATATACTTATATTTTTTATTTTATACTTTTGCTAAAAAACATCTTAAAATATAATATTGATTGCGTTATTTGGTAGATCATAATATAGTAAGGATAATATTTTTAATTCTTGTTATCGCAAATTAATTTGAGGAGAGACAAAATATGGAAGAAGTTAAAACAGAATTTAAAAAAAGAAATAATCTGCCTTGGATGACGCATACAGAGTATAACTTTGTTAAAACTGTATGCGGTATTGGTCTGCTGATCTTACTAATTCTACCTTGGTTTAAAAAGTTTGACTGGAGCGTCGGTGTTCTGTGCTTCTTCTTCCTAGATGCGGGCGATTATTTTGCTGCGTTGTTACAGACTAAGCTGCACATTGGCAGAATTGCTGCCTTGCTGTGGGGTTATCTGCTTGATTTAGTTGTCTGCATGATATTGTTTGTATATTTATTCTGGGCAGCAGGTCGAATAGAATTTGTTAAATAAAAAGCATTGAAATTTTTGGGGGAAGTAAAAATGAAATTCAAAAGAACATTGGCCAGCTCATTAATTGGTATTGTTGCCTGTTTACTAGTTGGGTGCGCTAACGATCAAAAAAAGACTAATAGTACACCTACACATCATTTAAATAAGTCACGCGTAGTTTCTTCGTCATCTATGAGGACACCATCTAAGCACGACAAGGCTAGAAAAAGTGCTGCCGCTTCTAATTCTAAGGATACTAAGAAGGATCGTGTTGCAGAAAATATGGATGAATTTACAAATGTGCAAATTACCCAAGCGACTTATCCAAGCTTAATGCAAGGCAACTGGTATTATTACGATCAATATTCGAAAAAAATCCAAGTAATATTTTTTGATAATAACATTGACGGCAGTTATGAACATGGTCGGAGAAAAGTAGGGGACTTTTTGCATAAGTATATCAAACATGATCCTGAAAAGGAGAGTAAGGCTTATCAAAAGAGAACCAGTAACTGGGATTTTATTTCGGCTAAGGTCCGGATTAAAGGTAGATACTACTTAAATATTATGGGATGGAATCAAGGTGCAGGTGATGGAATATCTTATAATGTTTCCAGGATAAATGGCAATCAGGTTTTGACTACCGCTGAAGGTGCGGGATTCTGGGTGGTTTATCATGCATATCGTACTCCTGAATTAGCGCAGCAATATAAACAAAAACGCTATTCTGGCTTTGTTTATCAAAGGAATTAGTTTGCTCAATTCCTGCTCTGATAACAACTAAATTTTGTAAAGTAGCCTAAAAAATAGTTATTCAAGCAAAAAGTGTTCCGCACTTACTAGATAGATGTGATCTGGTGCTGAGAAACACTTTTTTGCTATAGATAAAATTTTTAATTTATTTGTTAATTTAAAAAACGGCATAATAAAAACCCCAGTACTGACTACCTAACAATACTGGGGCTACTTTATTTTAGCGAAAAAACGCCCTTGTTTCCATATAGATTTAAACATTTATAAGAAAAAGTTATTTATCGCCGCTTAAAATGGAACTTTTAACAATAACGTAATCAACTAATTTGATTGAATTAACGGTTTTTCCGCCCGCATAAGAAATTGCTGACTGCAAGTCTTCCTGCATTTCTTTCAGTGTATCTTTAATTGAACCGCGGTAAGGCACCAGCATCTGCTTGCCCTCAACGTTATGATAGGCCCCCTTTTGCACCTCGGAGGCTGAGCCCCAATACTGCTTGTAGGTTTTGCCGTTGATTTTGATAATATTCCCGGGGGACTCCTCATGCCCCGCCAGCATTGAGCCGATCATCACAATTGTGGCGCCAAAACGGATCGACTTAGCAATGTCGCCGTTGTGCCGGATGCCGCCGTCAGCAATAATCGGTTTGCTTGCCGCCTTGCTGCACATTCTTAACGCTGCCAGCTGCCAACCACCGGTGCCAAAACCGGTTTTCAGTTTGGTAATGCAGGCTTTACCAGGACCGACACCGACCTTGGTTGCATCGGCCCCAGCATTTTCCAATTCCCGGACTGCTTCCGGTGTTGCGATGTTGCCGGCTGTCAAAAAAGTGTTTGGTAATTTTTTCTTAATGTACTGGATCATTTTAATGACGAAAATCGAATGACCATGAGCCACATCGATTGTGATGTATTCCGGAATGATTTTTTCTTCCGCCAGCTGGTCAATAAAAGCATATTCGTTGTCTTTAATACCAACCGAAATGGAAGCAAAAAGACCTTTTTCATGCATCATTTTAATAAAGGCAATCCGATTTTCTGGATGAAACCGATGCATTACATAGTAGTAGTCATTTTGGGCGAGCCAAACTGCCAAATTATCATCAATCACGCTTTCCATGTTTGCTGGGACAACGGGAATTTTAAATGTTCGGGTTCCGAACTTGACGTTGGTATCTGCATCATGCCGACTTTTAATAATCCCTTTATTGGGGACAAGCTGGATGTCATCATAATCAAAGGCTTCCATACTAAAATAATTACTCATGTAGCTTAACTCCTAATTTGTTTTAATTTATCAAACAGAATTTACTATAAAAGAGAAAATACTTTTTGTCAATATAAAAGTCGAACTATAAATAGTTATAAAACTTTTATAATTCGTTTTTTAATTGACCACTAGGAAAGAAACTGCTAGACTAATGATTGTGAGATTTGTAAATTTTTGATGAGGTGAAAGATAATGACAGCAGTTGCAGTTGTTGGCAGTCAATGGGGCGATGAAGGCAAAGGGAAGATTACCGACTTTTTGAGTAGGGATGCCGCTTATGCGGTCCGATCCAATGGTGGTAATAATGCAGGGCATACTATCGAAATTGATGGCAAAGCGTTTAAGATGCGCCTAATCCCGTCCGGAATTTTTGCGGCAGATAAGGCCGCCGTGATTGGCAACGGCGTAGTAATTAATCCTGAAGTTTTGCTGGCTGAACTAGCAAATCTTGAAGAAAATGGGATTAATACCAGCAATCTGAAGATTTCCAACCGCGCGCACATCATTATGCCTTACGACATCAATCAGGATGAATACCAAGAAGAATTTAAAGGTGCCAATAAGATAGGCACGACTAAGAACGGAATTGGGCCTACCTACATGGATAAGGCTTCAAGAATTGGGATCCGGGTCTGTGATCTGTTGGAAAAAGATACTTTCGAAGAAAAATTACGAACTAACTTACAGGAAAAGAATGCGTTGTTTACCAAGGTTTATGGTAAACCGGCACTTGAATTTGACGAAATTTTTACTAAATATTATGAATATGGTCAAAAGCTGAGGCAGTATGTCACTGATACTTCGGTTTTAGTTAATGACGCACTTGATAATGAAGAAAAGGTTTTGTTTGAAGGCGCTCAGGGTGTGATGCTGGATATTGATGAGGGAACTTATCCTTATGTTACTTCGTCCAATACTATTTCCGGAGGTATTGCCAGTGGTATCGGTGTGGGTGCCAACCGCCTGAAGACCGTGATCGGTGTCTGCAAGGCTTATACAACGCGGGTAGGTGAGGGTCCATTCCCAACAGAGCTGTTAGATGCAACCGGTGACCGCATTCGCGAGATCGCGCATGAATACGGCACGGTTACAGGCCGCCCGCGTCGTATTGGGTGGTTTGATTCGGTCGCCCTGCGTCACGCGAAACGGGTTGCCGGAATTAACGCTTTAAGCCTGAACCTGCTAGATATTTTTAGCGGCTTTGATACAGTAAAAATCGCAACTGCATATGAATTAGATGGTCAAAAAATTGATTATTACCCGGCCAGCCTGAAGGAACTTTACCGCTGTAAGCCGGTCTATGAAGAATTGCCAGCCTGGCAAGAGGATATTACCGCTGCAAAAACTTGGCAGGATCTACCAGAAAACGCGCAAAAGTTCTTAAAACGTGTTGAAGAAATTGTCGGTGTGCCACTGGTAACAGTTTCGGTAGGGCCAGACCGTGAGCAAACAATTGTGTTACAAGATCCGTGGAAAATGTAAATGTTAGAACGTTATACACGCCCCGAAATGGACAAAATTTGGACAGATGAAAATAAGTATGCTGCTTGGCTTAAGGTCGAGATTGCGGCAACCAATGCCTGGGCAGAATTAGGTGCGATCCCGACAGATGATGCGGCTAAAATTGCTCGTAATGCCAGTTTTTCGGCTGACCGAGTTGCTGAGCTTGAAGAGGTAACGCACCATGATGTGGTGGCCTTCACTAGGGCGGTGTCGGAAAGTCTTGGCTCCGAAAAGAAGTGGGTGCACTTTGGCTTAACATCAACAGATGTGGTAGACACGGCCCAGGGCTACATCTTGAAGCAGGCCGATAAAATTATTCGCCAAGATTTGAAAAATTTAAAACAAACGATCAGACAAAAGGCCTTAAAATATAAAAATACGGTTGAAATGGGTCGGACACACGGGGTACAGGCGGAGCCAACGACTTTCGGCTTAAAACTGGCCCGCTGGTATGCCGAGCTTAACCGTGATATTGACCGCTTTGAGCACGCTGCTAAGGGTGTAGAATCCGGTAAGATTTCCGGTGCTGTGGGTACTTTTGCCAATGTGCCGCCAGCTGTTGAGACTAGTGTCCTGAAACAGCTGGGCTTGACGCAACAGCCGATTACCAGTCAAGTATTGCCGCGAGACTTGCATGCGGAATACATTGCGGTTTTGGCGCTGATTGCCACCAGCATTGAAAATTGGGCAACGGAGATCCGTAGCTTGCAGCGTTCCGAAATTCACGAGGTTGAAGAGCATTTCCGTGCAGGCCAAAAAGGCTCGTCGGCAATGCCGCACAAGCGTAACCCAATTGGTTCGGAAAATCTTTGCGGGATGGCCCGGGTGCTGCGCGGTCATATCATTACGGCCTATGAAGATGTGACTTTGTGGCATGAACGGGATATTTCGCATTCTAGTGCCGAGCGGATTATTTTGCCGGATACGACGATTGGCATTGACTACATGTTGGATCGCTTCAACCGCATTTTAACTAATTTAGATGTTTTTCCGGAAACAATGCTGAAGAACATGGACAAGACCTATGGCTTGATCTATTCGCAAAGGTTACTATTAAAATTGATTGACGAGGCGGGATTAGCCCGGGAAACGGCCTATGACTTAGTGCAAAAATTAACTGCCAAGGCCTGGACCGAGCAGGTATCTTTTAGAAAATTAGTGGAAGACAGTGAGATTATGAACTATTTGTCTGACGAAGATGTGGCTGATGCCTTTGACTATCATTATCATTTACGGCATGTTGACGAAATTTTCAAAAAAGTTGGACTTGAATAAAATGGACGTTTCCAACGGAACGTTTATTTTTTTGCAATCGTTTACTAGACCGAGATGGTATTGTATGATTATGAAAAAGGAGATGATTAAATAATGTTTGGATTTGGCAAGAAGAAAAAAACAGAAGATATTTATACACCTGTGACGGGAAAGATAATTCCGATTACAGAGGTCAAAGATGCGGTCTTTTCTGAAAAAATGATGGGCGACGGATTTGCTGTTGAACCTGAAGAAATAGCAATTTATGCGCCTGTTGCCGGTGAAATTTCAACCGTTTTTCCTACTAAACATGCTTTGGGAATAACCACCGCGGCTGGCTTAGAGGTATTAGTCCATATGGGCCTAGATACGGTCGAATTAAAGGGCGCTTCGTTTGAAAATTTGGTTGAAGTAGGACAGAGAGTTGACCAAAACACTAAAATTTCGACAATGGATGTAGTAGCGATTAGGGAAGCAGGATATGATCCAACAGTTGTGATTGTTTATACTAATATGGATAAGATTAAGGTTTTGCCTGAACCTGAATTGGGTGAAAGTGAGCATTCACAAAAGATTGGCACACTGGAATATAAATAATTAGTTTTAATAGAAAATAAAAGCGGCACCTCATGCAAGAGCATCGGAGGCGCCGTTTTTGTCTAACTGGCGTAGGGGCTGTCAATAAATTTTCTGAACAAAAGATCAATTGTTAGGTAGAGGGGTGAAAAATGGTTGAATTCTAAAGTATTATCCCGGTTGAGGTTTAAGTTGCGAATGTAGTAGTAGATATTGTAATCAGTTGCGGACGACAACCAATTTTGCGAAATTGGCGTGATCGAAACAGAAAAAGCCTTAGATAGTTGCAGCAGCTGGATTATTCCTTTAAGTTCAGCGTTTTTGCCACTGTAAGAAATTAGAAACACTAGATCCTGTTTAGTAATTGTCTGTACTTTCCACTTTAATTCGGTAATCGAAGGAATAAAAATCATATTTTGTCTTTGGGCAAAAAAGTTACGGACCAGTAACTGTGCCGCAATTTTTTCACCCCAGTCAGTGCCGTAAACGTAGATATTTTGTGCATCATGAATTTTGCTTAGGATTGGCTGCCAATTTTTTTGTTCAAGTGACTTGATTGTGGCGTTAATATCTTGTGTCAGCATCTGGTAAGTATTCGTCGACAGCACCTTTTCTTGAGGCTTTTCATTTTCAAAACAAAATTTCATTTCGGAAAAACCGGAAAAATGTAATCTTTTTGCTAACCTCGTCAAGCTCGAAGGTGAAGTA
Protein-coding regions in this window:
- a CDS encoding ABC transporter substrate-binding protein/permease, with protein sequence MKSRCKWMVTAVIAVLLSLIVGFTANQKTEAAKKDPGVLKIAMEANYQPYNWTQTDSSNGAVPIDGSNTFANGYDVKIAKIIGQKLHRKVVVVKTEWDGLLPALTSGKADLIIAGMSPTPEREKAINFSKPYRHSTFVVISKINGKYANAKTLKDFKGAKLTAQQGTFHYQLISQLTGAHREPAMRDFAAMRQSLISGTIDGYVAEDTEATSFKLVDPDIKAISISKMPGFKASKEESVTSIGIAKPNKKLLKEVNQVLATIPNSERAKLMTEAVKQQPKTDNKDSKGKQENWFVSMFKQYGGMIVSGIGMTLLLAFVGTVAGFFIGLFVGIIRTIPTPTTRGKRWVLNFVKWLLSVYIEVFRGTPMMVQAAVIYYGIAQFWHLNMDRTLAALIIVSINTGAYLAEIIRGGIISTPQGQFEAASALGMTHNQRMWHIILPQAIRNCLPSITNEFIVNIKDTSVLSIISVSELFFVGTTIASQTFKFFPTYLTISAIYLILTFTITRIFNLIERHLNGSKNYNLMANQVQVGIKKDVEANN
- a CDS encoding GNAT family N-acetyltransferase, whose translation is MTYKIAQLTQENAMIIADEWHYPGKYSFYDMTADPEDYKEISTPSLRGTNYYQVLDNGKLVGFFMVEKVAEDKGLYEIGLGMKPELTGHGRGQKFLEAIIEYTLNKFSVKEIILDVAAFNVRAQKVYQKLGFKVIKEHQQETNNSVYPFLEMRKKFAD
- a CDS encoding GMP reductase, giving the protein MSNYFSMEAFDYDDIQLVPNKGIIKSRHDADTNVKFGTRTFKIPVVPANMESVIDDNLAVWLAQNDYYYVMHRFHPENRIAFIKMMHEKGLFASISVGIKDNEYAFIDQLAEEKIIPEYITIDVAHGHSIFVIKMIQYIKKKLPNTFLTAGNIATPEAVRELENAGADATKVGVGPGKACITKLKTGFGTGGWQLAALRMCSKAASKPIIADGGIRHNGDIAKSIRFGATIVMIGSMLAGHEESPGNIIKINGKTYKQYWGSASEVQKGAYHNVEGKQMLVPYRGSIKDTLKEMQEDLQSAISYAGGKTVNSIKLVDYVIVKSSILSGDK
- a CDS encoding adenylosuccinate synthase, which encodes MTAVAVVGSQWGDEGKGKITDFLSRDAAYAVRSNGGNNAGHTIEIDGKAFKMRLIPSGIFAADKAAVIGNGVVINPEVLLAELANLEENGINTSNLKISNRAHIIMPYDINQDEYQEEFKGANKIGTTKNGIGPTYMDKASRIGIRVCDLLEKDTFEEKLRTNLQEKNALFTKVYGKPALEFDEIFTKYYEYGQKLRQYVTDTSVLVNDALDNEEKVLFEGAQGVMLDIDEGTYPYVTSSNTISGGIASGIGVGANRLKTVIGVCKAYTTRVGEGPFPTELLDATGDRIREIAHEYGTVTGRPRRIGWFDSVALRHAKRVAGINALSLNLLDIFSGFDTVKIATAYELDGQKIDYYPASLKELYRCKPVYEELPAWQEDITAAKTWQDLPENAQKFLKRVEEIVGVPLVTVSVGPDREQTIVLQDPWKM
- the purB gene encoding adenylosuccinate lyase yields the protein MLERYTRPEMDKIWTDENKYAAWLKVEIAATNAWAELGAIPTDDAAKIARNASFSADRVAELEEVTHHDVVAFTRAVSESLGSEKKWVHFGLTSTDVVDTAQGYILKQADKIIRQDLKNLKQTIRQKALKYKNTVEMGRTHGVQAEPTTFGLKLARWYAELNRDIDRFEHAAKGVESGKISGAVGTFANVPPAVETSVLKQLGLTQQPITSQVLPRDLHAEYIAVLALIATSIENWATEIRSLQRSEIHEVEEHFRAGQKGSSAMPHKRNPIGSENLCGMARVLRGHIITAYEDVTLWHERDISHSSAERIILPDTTIGIDYMLDRFNRILTNLDVFPETMLKNMDKTYGLIYSQRLLLKLIDEAGLARETAYDLVQKLTAKAWTEQVSFRKLVEDSEIMNYLSDEDVADAFDYHYHLRHVDEIFKKVGLE
- a CDS encoding PTS glucose transporter subunit IIA; amino-acid sequence: MFGFGKKKKTEDIYTPVTGKIIPITEVKDAVFSEKMMGDGFAVEPEEIAIYAPVAGEISTVFPTKHALGITTAAGLEVLVHMGLDTVELKGASFENLVEVGQRVDQNTKISTMDVVAIREAGYDPTVVIVYTNMDKIKVLPEPELGESEHSQKIGTLEYK
- a CDS encoding MurR/RpiR family transcriptional regulator; translation: MKIEELINQYADDLTTTDTQILDFMLNNKKLVRSLTITELAKKTYTSPSSLTRLAKRLHFSGFSEMKFCFENEKPQEKVLSTNTYQMLTQDINATIKSLEQKNWQPILSKIHDAQNIYVYGTDWGEKIAAQLLVRNFFAQRQNMIFIPSITELKWKVQTITKQDLVFLISYSGKNAELKGIIQLLQLSKAFSVSITPISQNWLSSATDYNIYYYIRNLNLNRDNTLEFNHFSPLYLTIDLLFRKFIDSPYAS